The Leptospira johnsonii DNA window ATCAGTCCGATCATAAGAACCTTGGCTAGTCCAAATATACTCCTCACAATCCTCACATCCAAACCCGTATGTTTCACTCATATAATCTCCACACTCAACTTTCTAACCTGTCTGTCGTTCTCATAAACTACACCCTGAAGTGCGTCTAAGATTATCTTTATGTAGGCGTCTATGTCGGCGCGAGTTTTTCCCATTAAGATTCTTACACCAACTGGCAAACCTTTTATACGCTTTCTTTTGCCCCATTTCCATTGCGCTTCTTTTCTGATCGCTTCCTTGGCCTTTCGGTATTCATTACTCAAAATAAGAACTGTTTTCCCTTTTATCTTTGAAGTTAAATATCGTTTGTTTATAGAAACCGGCTTTGTCTTTAATTCTATTTCCCAAACATACTCCCAAACCGGATCTCTGACTTCAAAAACTATCCTCAAAGATCATTCTCCAATTTAGCCAGCTTTTGCTTGTCTTCCCAGCTTAGCTTTTTGATCTCTCGTATTCTCTTTTTAGAGTAACCGTTGAAATACATCCAGAGAGGA harbors:
- a CDS encoding RusA family crossover junction endodeoxyribonuclease; amino-acid sequence: MRIVFEVRDPVWEYVWEIELKTKPVSINKRYLTSKIKGKTVLILSNEYRKAKEAIRKEAQWKWGKRKRIKGLPVGVRILMGKTRADIDAYIKIILDALQGVVYENDRQVRKLSVEII